A genomic region of Paralichthys olivaceus isolate ysfri-2021 chromosome 18, ASM2471397v2, whole genome shotgun sequence contains the following coding sequences:
- the fam136a gene encoding protein FAM136A, which yields MADGHQTRVQNVVEEMVQSLERDHIRKMQGRMFHCSADCCERSTDSMSQVHQCIDRCHTPLAKAQGLVTSELEKFQDRLTRCTMHCNDKAKDLFDSGAKETAVRSLMDHCVGSCVDDHLSLIPSMTRRIKENLDSLEQ from the exons ATGGCGGACGGACATCAGACGCGCGTGCAGAATGTGGTGGAGGAGATGGTCCAAAGCCTGGAGAGAGACCACATCCGGAAaatgcag GGTCGCATGTTCCACTGCAGCGCAGACTGCTGTGAGCGCTCCACAGACTCCATGTCCCAGGTGCATCAGTGCATCGACAGGTGCCACACGCCGCTGGCCAAAGCTCAGGGTCTGGTCACCTCAGAGCTGGAGAAGTTCCAG GATCGACTGACCAGATGCACGATGCACTGCAACGATAAAGCGAAGGACCTGTTCGATTCCGGCGCCAAGGAGACGGCTGTTCGATCACTGATGGACCACTGCGTGGGCAGTTGTGTGGACGACCATCTTAGCCTGATCCCCAGCATGACCCGAAGAATCAAAGAGAATCTGGACTCTTTAGAGCAGTGA
- the ggcx gene encoding vitamin K-dependent gamma-carboxylase has protein sequence METREAAAGALVSSDGEEQAARKEAAPKKDPTPPTKSKMEQLFGFKKEDLTSWQSLVTLLNRPTDPASLGIFRCLFGLLMLIDITQERGLSHLDYKYLDGAPVCRFPLFNFLHPLPLDWMYLVYVVMFLGALGIMLGCFYRLSCLMFISTYWYIFFLDKTTWNNHSYLYGLIGFQLTLMDGNRYWSVDGLWRPSIRNRHVPLWNYTLLRTQIFIVYFIAGIKKLDADWVEGYSMSYLAHHWLFDPFKVILPVELVSLLVVHGGGLILDLTAGYLLFFDATRPYAFTFVSYFHCMNSQLFSIGMFPYTMLATSPLFCYADWPRRFFSHFPAFLSGVLPLTSADPQPSTSCVYHEIQSPGAESQETPPVTKSSKLRFKHKLAAIFTIIYIIEQLFLPYSHFITKGYNNWTNGLYGYSWDMMVHSRSHQHVKITYRDGKTRDVGYLNPGVFTQSRRWKDHGDMLKQYATCLSHNLPRYNISDPEIYFDIWVSINERFQQRIFDPRVDIVKADWSPFIPNPWLMPLLVDLSPWRTKFQEIEGSLDNQTEIVFIADFPGLHLENFVSEDLGNTSIHVLQGTVNVEIVEEKRNISLQPGEQTKVPAGAYHKVYTVSEDPSCYMYVYVNTTEAALQENFTKLFELQERIRNGTETEPIPPELQPLIAADDHDMSEVNATDPIVRLFLKRQRRMKEVKKRREAGMLERLERFSVKKYYTIRRGFLMTAIAMRNLAVGLPPVEQLTREVAFANMKEPQAESNQDERLKDEIGHGEL, from the exons ATGGAGACGAGGGAAGCAGCCGCAG GTGCTCTTGTGAGCAGCGATGGGGAGGAACAGGCTGCAAGGAAGGAGGCAGCTCCTAAAAAAGACCCAACACCACCCACCAAAAGCAAGATGGAGCAGCTCTTTGGGTTCAAGAAGGAGGACCTGACCTCCTGGCAGAGCCTGGTGACCCTCCTGAACCGACCCACTGACCCTGCATCCCTCGGCATCTTCCGCTGCTTGTTTG GTTTGCTGATGCTCATCGACATCACTCAGGAACGGGGCCTCAGTCACCTGGACTATAAATACCTGGACGGGGCCCCCGTGTGCCGCTTTCCCCTCTTCAATTTTCTACACCCCCTCCCGCTGGACTGGATGTACCTGGTGTACGTGGTGATGTTCCTCG GCGCCCTGGGCATCATGCTCGGCTGTTTCTACCGTCTCTCCTGCCTGATGTTCATCTCAACCTACTGGTACATCTTCTTCCTGGACAAAACGACCTGGAACAATCACTCGTACCTTTACGGCCTCATCGGGTTTCAGCTCACGCTCATGGACGGCAACAGATACTG gtCAGTCGATGGACTGTGGAGACCTTCTATAAGAAACAGGCACGTGCCTCTGTGGAATTACACTTTGCTGAGGACACAG atatttatagTTTACTTCATCGCTGGAATAAAAAAATTGGATGCTGATTGGGTGGAGGGATACTCCATGTCCTACCTGGCACATCACTGGCTTTTTGATCCGTTCAA AGTGATTCTTCCTGTGGAGTTAGTGAGTCTGCTGGTGGTGCACGGAGGCGGCCTCATTCTGGATCTGACCGCCGGCTACTTGCTGTTTTTTGATGCCACAAGACCTTACGCCTTTACCTTCGTCTCCTACTTCCACTGTATGAACTCTCAGCTCTTCAGCATCG GGATGTTTCCCTACACAATGCTGGCCACCAGTCCTCTCTTCTGCTATGCCGACTGGCCCAGAAGATTCTTCTCCCACTTCCCAGCGTTCCTCAGCGGGGTGTTGCCACTCACCTCGGCAGATCCTCAGCCCAGCACCTCCTGTGTTTACCATGAGATCCAGAGCCCCGGTGCTGAAAGCCAGGAGACCCCACCTGTTACCAAATCTTCCAAACTGAGATTTAAGCACAAGCTGGCAGCCATTTTCACAATTATCTACATCATTGAACAGTTGTTCCTGCCTTACTCCCACTTCATCACAAAG gGTTACAACAACTGGACCAATGGCTTGTACGGCTACTCATGGGACATGATGGTTCACTCCCGCAGTCATCAGCACGTTAAGATCACATACAGAGATGGAAAAACTAGAGACGTGGGATATCTGAACCCAGGG GTTTTCACACAAAGCCGCCGGTGGAAAGATCATGGAGACATGTTGAAGCAGTACGCCACGTGCCTCAGTCACAATCTGCCTCGCTACAATATCTCTGATCCAGAAATCTACTTTGACATCTGGGTGTCCATCAACGAACGCTTCCAGCAAAG GATCTTTGATCCCCGTGTGGACATTGTGAAGGCTGATTGGTCTCCTTTCATACCAAACCCGTGGCTGATGCCTCTGCTGGTGGATCTGTCTCCCTGGAGGACCAAGTTCCAGGAGATCGAGGGCAGTCTGGACAATCAGACAGAGATCGTCTTTATAGCTGATTTCCCAG GTCTGCACTTGGAAAACTTTGTGAGTGAAGATCTGGGAAACACCAGCATCCACGTGTTGCAGGGCACAGTGAACGTTGAGATagtggaggagaaaaggaaCATCAGTCTGCAGCCTGGTGAGCAGACAAAG gTTCCTGCTGGAGCGTATCATAAGGTGTACACCGTGTCCGAAGACCCTTCCTGCTACATGTACGTCTACGTCAACACTACAGAGGCAGCGCTGCAGGAAAACTTCACCAAGCTGTTTGAGCTGCAGGAGCGTATTCGCAATGGGACAG AAACTGAGCCTATTCCTCCTGAGCTGCAGCCTCTTATTGCTGCTGACGATCACGATATGTCGGAGGTCAACGCCACCGACCCGATTGTGCGACTGTTCCTGAAGAGGCAGCGCCGCatgaaggaggtgaagaagcgCAGGGAAGCCGGCATGCTGGAGCGGCTGGAGCGTTTTTCTGTGAAAAAGTACTACACTATACGAAGGGG ATTCTTGATGACGGCCATTGCTATGAGGAACCTGGCGGTGGGCCTGCCTCCTGTGGAACAGCTGACGAGAGAAGTTGCCTTCGCCAACATGAAAGAACCTCAGGCCGAATCCAACCAGGACGAACGACTCAAAGACGAAATTGGTCACGGAGAACTTTAA
- the gmcl1 gene encoding germ cell-less protein-like 1 isoform X2: MGSLGSRFQSPSQAPEEAVEGTSTSRRRSCECKKRKRNAPCDCDSEQEEDDAILDTPRRKKLKCTSRYIYQTLFLNGENSDIRICALGQEWNLHKVYLCQSGYFSSMFSGSWKESNMMEIGLEIPDQNIDTEALQVVFGSLYRDDVLIKPSRVVSILAAACMLQLDGLIQQCGETMKENISAKTVCGYYACASIYGLDSVMKKCLEWLLNNLMTHQNVELMKELGAEVMEQLIQSSDLFVMQVEMDVYTALKKWMFLQLNPSWDGPIKQLLADADAWLCKRRTDMCEREPFLNTDDGASFCSVFKYVRLQYIINDLASARILERDNILPSDWLTSVYKNQWFAMLRTEFDNDNGPQEANREEFELSSMRCGRKLTKDGDYCWRWTGFNFGFDLLVTYTNRFIVFKRNTLSQPCGGAVSLQPRRHLAYRLRLASFDNRGKLVCSRSTGYQLLTLEKDQEYVVMNLDSRLLSFPLYVCCNFLYTSPQLDNRPDSSEQDSTVRCVS, encoded by the exons ATGGGAAGTCTGGGCAGCAGGTTCCAGTCGCCCTCTCAGGCTCCAGAGGAAGCTGTAGAGGGCACAAGCACCAGCCGCAGACGCAGCTGTGAGtgcaagaagaggaaaagaaatgcCCCGTGTGACTGTGACAGTGAACAAGAGGAGGATGATGCCATACTGGATACACCTCGCAG GAAGAAACTGAAATGCACATCGAGGTACATTTATCAAACCTTATTCCTGAACGGTGAAAACAGCGACATTCGCATCTGTGCTCTGGGGCAGGAGTGGAACTTGCACAAAGTTTACCTGTGCCAG TCGGGATATTTTTCCAGTATGTTTAGCGGCTCTTGGAAAGAGTCAAACATGATGGAAATTGGCTTGGAGATCCCGGACCAGAACATCGACACTGAAG CTCTACAGGTCGTATTTGGATCCCTGTACCGGGACGATGTTCTGATCAAGCCCAGCAGAGTCGTCAGTATTCTTGCCGCTGCTTGCATGTTACAACTG GACGGTTTGATCCAGCAGTGTGGAGAAACCATGAAGGAAAACATCAGTGCAAAGACTGTGTGCGGCTACTATGCTTGTGCCAGCATCTACGGCTTGGATTCAGTCATGAAAAA GTGTCTTGAGTGGCTTCTGAACAACCTGATGACCCACCAAAATGTGGAGCTGATGAAAGAACTTGG AGCTGAGGTGATGGAGCAGCTCATTCAGTCCTCAGACCTGTTTGTAATGCAGGTGGAGATGGATGTATACACTGCTCTGAAAAAG tgGATGTTTCTGCAACTCAATCCATCGTGGGACGGTCCCATCAAGCAGCTTCTGGCTGATGCTGATGCCTGGTTGTGCAAGCGCAGGACTG acatgtgtgagagagagcccTTCTTGAACACAGACGATGGTGCATCTTTTTGTTCGGTGTTCAAATACGTTCGTCTCCAGTACATCATCAACGATTTGGCATCTGCACGCATCCTGGAGAGAGATAATATTTTGCCCTCTG aTTGGCTAACATCAGTTTACAAAAACCAGTGGTTTGCAATGCTCCGGACGGAGTTTGACAATGACAACGG TCCCCAGGAAGCCAACAGAGAGGAGTTTGAGCTGAGCAGTATGAGGTGTGGCAGGAAGCTGACCAAAGATGGAGAT TACTGCTGGCGGTGGACAGGCTTTAACTTCGGCTTTGACTTGTTGGTGACTTACACAAACCGCTTCATAGTTTTCAAAAGAAATACCCTGAGTCAGCCATGTGGGGGCGCTGTGAGCCTGCAACCCCGGAGGCATTTGGCTTACAG GTTACGTCTCGCCTCCTTTGACAACCGTGGAAAGCTGGTCTGCAGTCGCTCGACGGGTTACCAGCTCCTCACCCTCGAGAAAGACCAG GAGTATGTGGTGATGAACCTGGACAGCCGCTTGTTATCATTCCCCCTCTACGTGTGCTGCAACTTCCTGTATACGTCGCCACAGTTGGACAACCGTCCAGATTCCTCAGAGCAAGACAGCACTGTTCGCTGTGTGTCTTGA
- the LOC138405467 gene encoding uncharacterized protein isoform X3 encodes MRSIGPVIVFLIVAAFHSALSASLESAVKEETAAHYDGFTELQKIDQMEFEAAQKNEAAQMNVTEDQSQDVHYLEAAQDESESESESSEEADGTQLRGHQEAVTETVSSLDEVSQDSTKEQDVLE; translated from the exons ATGAGATCTATAGGGCCGGTGATTGTTTTCCTCATTGTGGCAGCATTTCACAGCG CTCTTTCAGCTTCTTTGGAATCTGCagtgaaagaggaaacagcCGCTCACTATG ATGGATTCACTGAACTGCAGAAAATAG ATCAGATGGAATTTGAGGCGGCTCAGAAGAACGAGGCGGCTCAGATGAATG TTACAGAGGACCAGAGTCAGGACGTCCACTACCTCG AGGCTGCTCAGGATGAATCTG AGTCCGAGTCTGAGTCCTCTGAGGAAGCAGATG GGACACAGTTGCGGG GGCATCAGGAAGCAGTTACAGAGACTGTGAGCAGTTTGG aTGAAGTCAGTCAGGATTCAACCAAGGAACAAG ATGTGCTGGAGTGA
- the LOC138405467 gene encoding uncharacterized protein isoform X2 produces MRSIGPVIVFLIVAAFHSALSASLESAVKEETAAHYDGFTELQKIDQMEFEAAQKNEAAQMNVTEDQSQDVHYLEAAQDESEEEHVEFAEENNTEGGGNSDTAAQEESESESSEEADGTQLRGHQEAVTETVSSLDEVSQDSTKEQDVLE; encoded by the exons ATGAGATCTATAGGGCCGGTGATTGTTTTCCTCATTGTGGCAGCATTTCACAGCG CTCTTTCAGCTTCTTTGGAATCTGCagtgaaagaggaaacagcCGCTCACTATG ATGGATTCACTGAACTGCAGAAAATAG ATCAGATGGAATTTGAGGCGGCTCAGAAGAACGAGGCGGCTCAGATGAATG TTACAGAGGACCAGAGTCAGGACGTCCACTACCTCG AGGCTGCTCAGGATGAATCTG AGGAGGAGCATGTTGAGTTTGCGGAGGAGAACAACACAG aggGAGGCGGCAACTCTGACACTGCAGCTCAGGAGG AGTCCGAGTCTGAGTCCTCTGAGGAAGCAGATG GGACACAGTTGCGGG GGCATCAGGAAGCAGTTACAGAGACTGTGAGCAGTTTGG aTGAAGTCAGTCAGGATTCAACCAAGGAACAAG ATGTGCTGGAGTGA
- the gmcl1 gene encoding germ cell-less protein-like 1 isoform X1, with product MGSLGSRFQSPSQAPEEAVEGTSTSRRRSCECKKRKRNAPCDCDSEQEEDDAILDTPRRQKLKCTSRYIYQTLFLNGENSDIRICALGQEWNLHKVYLCQSGYFSSMFSGSWKESNMMEIGLEIPDQNIDTEALQVVFGSLYRDDVLIKPSRVVSILAAACMLQLDGLIQQCGETMKENISAKTVCGYYACASIYGLDSVMKKCLEWLLNNLMTHQNVELMKELGAEVMEQLIQSSDLFVMQVEMDVYTALKKWMFLQLNPSWDGPIKQLLADADAWLCKRRTDMCEREPFLNTDDGASFCSVFKYVRLQYIINDLASARILERDNILPSDWLTSVYKNQWFAMLRTEFDNDNGPQEANREEFELSSMRCGRKLTKDGDYCWRWTGFNFGFDLLVTYTNRFIVFKRNTLSQPCGGAVSLQPRRHLAYRLRLASFDNRGKLVCSRSTGYQLLTLEKDQEYVVMNLDSRLLSFPLYVCCNFLYTSPQLDNRPDSSEQDSTVRCVS from the exons ATGGGAAGTCTGGGCAGCAGGTTCCAGTCGCCCTCTCAGGCTCCAGAGGAAGCTGTAGAGGGCACAAGCACCAGCCGCAGACGCAGCTGTGAGtgcaagaagaggaaaagaaatgcCCCGTGTGACTGTGACAGTGAACAAGAGGAGGATGATGCCATACTGGATACACCTCGCAGGCAA AAACTGAAATGCACATCGAGGTACATTTATCAAACCTTATTCCTGAACGGTGAAAACAGCGACATTCGCATCTGTGCTCTGGGGCAGGAGTGGAACTTGCACAAAGTTTACCTGTGCCAG TCGGGATATTTTTCCAGTATGTTTAGCGGCTCTTGGAAAGAGTCAAACATGATGGAAATTGGCTTGGAGATCCCGGACCAGAACATCGACACTGAAG CTCTACAGGTCGTATTTGGATCCCTGTACCGGGACGATGTTCTGATCAAGCCCAGCAGAGTCGTCAGTATTCTTGCCGCTGCTTGCATGTTACAACTG GACGGTTTGATCCAGCAGTGTGGAGAAACCATGAAGGAAAACATCAGTGCAAAGACTGTGTGCGGCTACTATGCTTGTGCCAGCATCTACGGCTTGGATTCAGTCATGAAAAA GTGTCTTGAGTGGCTTCTGAACAACCTGATGACCCACCAAAATGTGGAGCTGATGAAAGAACTTGG AGCTGAGGTGATGGAGCAGCTCATTCAGTCCTCAGACCTGTTTGTAATGCAGGTGGAGATGGATGTATACACTGCTCTGAAAAAG tgGATGTTTCTGCAACTCAATCCATCGTGGGACGGTCCCATCAAGCAGCTTCTGGCTGATGCTGATGCCTGGTTGTGCAAGCGCAGGACTG acatgtgtgagagagagcccTTCTTGAACACAGACGATGGTGCATCTTTTTGTTCGGTGTTCAAATACGTTCGTCTCCAGTACATCATCAACGATTTGGCATCTGCACGCATCCTGGAGAGAGATAATATTTTGCCCTCTG aTTGGCTAACATCAGTTTACAAAAACCAGTGGTTTGCAATGCTCCGGACGGAGTTTGACAATGACAACGG TCCCCAGGAAGCCAACAGAGAGGAGTTTGAGCTGAGCAGTATGAGGTGTGGCAGGAAGCTGACCAAAGATGGAGAT TACTGCTGGCGGTGGACAGGCTTTAACTTCGGCTTTGACTTGTTGGTGACTTACACAAACCGCTTCATAGTTTTCAAAAGAAATACCCTGAGTCAGCCATGTGGGGGCGCTGTGAGCCTGCAACCCCGGAGGCATTTGGCTTACAG GTTACGTCTCGCCTCCTTTGACAACCGTGGAAAGCTGGTCTGCAGTCGCTCGACGGGTTACCAGCTCCTCACCCTCGAGAAAGACCAG GAGTATGTGGTGATGAACCTGGACAGCCGCTTGTTATCATTCCCCCTCTACGTGTGCTGCAACTTCCTGTATACGTCGCCACAGTTGGACAACCGTCCAGATTCCTCAGAGCAAGACAGCACTGTTCGCTGTGTGTCTTGA
- the LOC138405467 gene encoding protein FAM9A isoform X1, with amino-acid sequence MRSIGPVIVFLIVAAFHSALSASLESAVKEETAAHYDGFTELQKIDQMEFEAAQKNEAAQMNVTEDQSQDVHYLEAAQDESEEEHVEFAEENNTAEGGGNSDTAAQEESESESSEEADGTQLRGHQEAVTETVSSLDEVSQDSTKEQDVLE; translated from the exons ATGAGATCTATAGGGCCGGTGATTGTTTTCCTCATTGTGGCAGCATTTCACAGCG CTCTTTCAGCTTCTTTGGAATCTGCagtgaaagaggaaacagcCGCTCACTATG ATGGATTCACTGAACTGCAGAAAATAG ATCAGATGGAATTTGAGGCGGCTCAGAAGAACGAGGCGGCTCAGATGAATG TTACAGAGGACCAGAGTCAGGACGTCCACTACCTCG AGGCTGCTCAGGATGAATCTG AGGAGGAGCATGTTGAGTTTGCGGAGGAGAACAACACAG cagaggGAGGCGGCAACTCTGACACTGCAGCTCAGGAGG AGTCCGAGTCTGAGTCCTCTGAGGAAGCAGATG GGACACAGTTGCGGG GGCATCAGGAAGCAGTTACAGAGACTGTGAGCAGTTTGG aTGAAGTCAGTCAGGATTCAACCAAGGAACAAG ATGTGCTGGAGTGA
- the loxa gene encoding protein-lysine 6-oxidase, whose amino-acid sequence MGLRILGAPFYAYVCVYLFVFLLQATQSQRNPGTQVRNNQRPALRNTLQWSHNGQVFSILSQGSEYQPARRRGAPQEQVQERTVTIIRDGDVRHPDTQSQPAAQQQQQQQPPPRPASIQHGSRSSVPAVVRGREHRQHHHDRPGERTGTQGSNRANETQEKVTVGPSLPRREDVMVGDDPYDPYKSTDSDNPYYNYYDVYERPRPRSRPGYGTSYHQYGLPDLVPDPYYIQASAYAQRVPMYNLRCAAEENCLSSSAYRANVRDYDTRMLLRFPQRVKNQGTADFLPSRPRYSWEWHSCHQHFHSMDEFSHYDLLDASSHHSVAEGHKASFCLEDTSCDYGYYRRYACTAHTQGLSPGCYDTYNADIDCQWIDITDVKPGNYILKISVNPSYHVPESDYSNNNVRCDVRYTGNYAHVSGCHMSAY is encoded by the exons ATGGGATTACGCATACTTGGCGCGCCATTTTACGCATATGTGTGCgtctatttatttgtgttcCTCCTGCAAGCTACTCAGTCTCAGAGAAATCCCGGGACGCAAGTAAGAAATAACCAAAGACCGGCTCTGCGGAACACTCTGCAGTGGTCACACAACGGGCAGGTTTTTAGCATTTTGAGCCAGGGCTCGGAGTATCAGCCAGCGAGGCGGAGGGGCGCACCTCAGGAGCAAGTGCAGGAGCGAACTGTCACCATCATCCGGGATGGGGACGTGAGACATCCGGACACCCAGAGCCAGCCGGcggcccagcagcagcagcaacagcagcctcCCCCACGGCCAGCGTCCATCCAGCACGGCTCCCGCAGCTCTGTGCCTGCGGTGGTGAGAGGGCGAGAGCATCGCCAGCATCACCATGACCGGCCCGGTGAGCGCACGGGGACGCAGGGGAGCAACAGGGCGAACGAGACCCAGGAGAAGGTCACTGTGGGTCCATCTCTGCCCAGGAGAGAAGACGTGATGGTCGGTGACGATCCCTACGACCCATACAAGTCCACTGATAGTGATAATccatattataattattatgacGTGTACGAGAGACCGAGGCCCAGATCGAGACCTGGATATGGCACATCGTACCATCAGTACG GTCTCCCTGATCTTGTACCTGACCCGTACTATATCCAAGCCTCCGCCTATGCCCAGAGAGTCCCCATGTATAACCTGAGATGTGCAGCTGAGGAGAACTGTTTGTCAAG CTCGGCCTACAGAGCCAATGTCAGAGACTACGACACCCGCATGCTGCTGAGGTTCCCTCAGAGAGTCAAGAACCAGGGCACGGCCGACTTCCTCCCCAGCAGGCCTCGCTACTCCTGGGAGTGGCACAGCTGTCACCA GCACTTTCACAGCATGGACGAGTTCAGCCACTACGACCTGCTGGACGCCAGCAGTCATCACTCGGTGGCCGAGGGCCACAAGGCCAGCTTCTGCTTGGAGGACACGTCCTGCGACTATGGATACTACAGGCGGTATGCCTGCACCGCACATACCCAG GGTCTGAGCCCAGGATGTTATGACACCTACAACGCAGACATCGACTGTCAGTGGATCGACATCACAGATGTGAAACCTGGGAACTACATCCTCAAG ATCAGTGTAAATCCCTCTTATCACGTCCCAGAATCAGACTACAGTAACAACAATGTGCGCTGTGATGTCCGCTACACCGGCAACTACGCCCACGTGTCAGGTTGTCACATGTCAGC gtATTAA
- the pcyox1 gene encoding prenylcysteine oxidase 1 produces MSLHTLTLTALCFLWLCPSSRSLASAPDLQEQPKKIAVVGAGIGGTAAAFYLRQEFGASVKIDVFESSDVGGPLATVKIGDHEYETGGLTIHPLNLHMKHFVEKLGIPPRKEVSTKMAIFDGKELTFEESDWFIINFLRMLWQYGFNLLRMQMWVESILDKFMRIYQYQQYGYSFSSVERLLHAMGGDSFLTLMNQTLEETMRSEGFSQIFLNDFVAPITRVNYGQSVRIHGFAGASSLAGADSGQWTVDGGNKRVCSGLLYNSKSELIPARVTSISVKVRPSKSGTTTSYYEVSYVGESGSAHSLYDIVVIATPLHQGKSDITFSGFSPPIPSHYPGLYHQTVSTLVHGLLNMSYLGTTEPPSDFTVSDVLTTDSKGSLIHRLTSLDPVHIPAGYKRPPASHAKVWRVSSPQPLSQEHLQNMFISWDSVSENRRLAYPAYRPPHRRTPPFVLHNRLYYLSAVEWAASTMEMSAISARNVALLAHHRWHKQVGKIDQEDLHTRLRGEL; encoded by the exons ATGAGTCTTCACACCCTGACACTGACAGCTCTGTGCTTCCTGTGGCTCTGTCCCAGCAGCAGAAGTTTAGCCTCAGCCCCAGATCTGCAGGAGCAGCCCAAAAAGATAG CTGTGGTGGGAGCGGGAATCGGTGGTACGGCAGCAGCGTTTTACCTGAGGCAGGAGTTTGGAGCCTCTGTGAAGATCGATGTGTTTGAATCCAGCGATGTAGGTGGGCCACTGGCAACAGTGAAGATCGGGGATCATGAGTATGAGACGGGAGGGTTAACGATCCATCCTTTAAACCTACacatgaagcactttgttgaaAAACTAG GTATTCCTCCAAGGAAAGAGGTCTCGACTAAAATGGCGATCTTTGACGGAAAGGAGCTGACGTTTGAAGAGAGCGACTGGTTTATAATTAATTTCTTACGCATGCTCTGGCAATACGGCTTCAACCTGCTTCGAATGCAGATGTGGGTGGAGAGTATTTTGGACAAATTTATGAG GATCTACCAGTACCAGCAGTATGGTTACTCATTCTCCAGTGTGGAGAGACTCCTGCATGCTATGGGCGGAGACAGTTTTCTCACCCTGATGAATCAGACTCTGGAGGAAACCATGAGAAGTGAAGGATTCTCACAGATCTTCCTCAATGATTTTGTTGCACCCATCACTCGTGTCAACTATGGTCAAAGTGTCCGCATCCACGGGTTTGCGG GGGCTTCGTCTTTAGCAGGAGCAGATTCAGGTCAGTGGACCGTGGATGGAGGCAACAAGAGAGTTTGCTCAGGACTGTTGTACAACAGTAAAAGTGAGCTCATCCCTGCCAGAGTGACGTCCATCTCAGTAAAAGTTCGACCTTCCAAGTCAG GCACCACAACCAGTTACTATGAGGTCAGTTACGTTGGGGAATCAGGCTCCGCTCACTCTCTTTATGACATCGTGGTAATAGCAACACCACTTCACCAGGGAAAGTCTGACATCACCTTCTCAGGCTTCTCTCCTCCGATCCCGTCTCACTACCCTGGCCTTTACCACCAGACGGTGTCGACTCTGGTCCACGGCCTGCTTAACATGTCCTACCTCGGCACCACAGAGCCCCCCTCTGACTTCACTGTGTCTGATGTCCTCACCACGGACTCCAAGGGCTCGCTCATCCACCGCCTGACCTCTCTCGACCCCGTGCACATCCCTGCTGGTTACAAACGCCCTCCCGCCAGCCATGCCAAAGTTTGGAGGGTGTCCTCGCCACAGCCGCTGTCTCAGGAGCACCTGCAGAACATGTTTATCTCATGGGATTCTGTGTCTGAGAACCGGCGGCTGGCTTATCCTGCGTACCGCCCACCGCATCGGAGGACCCCTCCGTTCGTCCTGCACAACCGGCTGTACTACCTCAGCGCTGTGGAGTGGGCGGCGAGCACCATGGAGATGAGCGCCATCTCTGCCAGGAACGTGGCCCTGCTGGCACACCACCGCTGGCATAAGCAGGTCGGCAAAATCGACCAGGAGGACCTGCACACCCGACTTAGAGGGGAGCTCTAA
- the snx24 gene encoding sorting nexin-24 codes for MHPVNVSIPSFRSENNSIEKGYTVFRIDVLMNGRQHSVEKRYSEFHALHKLLKKSIKPPEIPSKHVRNWVPKVLEQRRHGLELYLQTIIMENEVIPKIFLDFLNIRHFPSVPKTESCGSFDTESEESSKLSHQPVMLFLRDPYLLPSAHDAFSNVVIEGVIHGVFYPDLQPR; via the exons ATGCATCCGGTGAACGTATCGATCCCGTCGTTTCGATCGGAAAACAACTCGATCGAGAAAGGATACACG gTCTTTAGAATTGATGTGCTGATGAACGGCAGACAACACTCTGTTGAGAAACGCTACAGTGAATTCCACGCTTTGCATAAACTG CTAAAGAAGAGCATAAAGCCCCCTGAGATTCCTTCGAAACATGTTCGAAACTGGGTTCCTAAAGTGTTGGAGCAGAGGAGACATGGTCTGGAGCTCTACCTGCAG ACTATAATCATGGAAAATGAGGTTATTCCAAAGATATTCCTGGATTTCCTGAATATCCGCCACTTTCCCTCAGTGCCAAAAACAGAAAGCTGTGG GTCATTTGATACAGAATCAGAGGAATCAAG TAAACTGTCACATCAGCCAGTCATGTTGTTTCTGAGAGACCCCTACCTGCTGCCATCTGCACACG atgcattttcaaatgttgTGATCGAAGGTGTGATACATGGAGTTTTCTACCCAGATCTCCAGCCGAGGTAG